One segment of Halococcus salsus DNA contains the following:
- a CDS encoding NOP5/NOP56 family protein — MTEGWFAGLAPDDPATRDRIRDGSADEPADWPALAVEDGFVADEDDYYATLHDTATEAARTAATERERADDRQVIHAIRAMDDTERMANELAERVAEWAGSRSDDAGTGVEFCRELAHEDADDPTGERVRSLAGRAVALDDERAALETFLERALPAVAPNLTALAGPTLAARLLSLAGGLKSLARTSSSTVQLLGAEEALFAHLRGTAPSPKHGVIYVHESVRGTRPEKRGSAARALAGKLTIAARIDHYAGDRRPALDDELADRIAQIRSNTEATDGSA, encoded by the coding sequence ATGACAGAGGGATGGTTCGCGGGGCTCGCGCCCGACGACCCGGCGACCCGCGACCGCATCCGCGACGGGAGCGCGGACGAACCGGCCGACTGGCCCGCACTGGCGGTCGAGGACGGCTTCGTCGCCGACGAGGACGACTACTACGCGACGCTCCACGACACGGCGACCGAGGCGGCCCGGACGGCCGCGACCGAACGCGAGCGCGCCGACGACCGCCAGGTCATCCACGCGATTCGCGCGATGGACGACACCGAACGGATGGCGAACGAACTCGCCGAACGCGTCGCCGAGTGGGCGGGGAGCCGCTCGGACGACGCGGGAACCGGGGTCGAGTTCTGCCGCGAACTCGCCCACGAGGACGCCGACGACCCCACGGGCGAACGGGTCCGGTCGCTCGCGGGTCGCGCGGTCGCGCTCGACGACGAACGCGCCGCGCTCGAAACGTTCCTCGAACGGGCCCTCCCGGCGGTCGCCCCGAACCTCACGGCGCTCGCGGGACCGACGCTCGCGGCCCGCCTCCTCTCGCTCGCCGGCGGGCTGAAATCGCTGGCGAGGACGTCGAGCAGCACCGTCCAGCTCCTCGGTGCGGAGGAGGCCCTGTTCGCCCACCTTCGGGGGACCGCCCCCTCGCCGAAACACGGCGTGATCTACGTCCACGAGTCCGTCCGCGGGACCCGGCCCGAGAAACGCGGGTCGGCGGCGCGGGCGCTCGCCGGGAAGCTCACGATCGCCGCCCGGATCGACCACTACGCCGGCGACCGCCGGCCCGCACTCGACGACGAACTGGCCGACCGGATCGCCCAGATCAGAAGCAATACGGAGGCTACCGATGGATCTGCCTGA
- a CDS encoding ferritin-like domain-containing protein yields the protein MTDENTVREESDGPLDFFETMTEKLGSRRKFMGDAAKVGVGAVALSAVGAGTASAFHESSDVDILNYALTLEHLEATYYAEFLEEHSESDVEGSAVAQYFARPTLRYSLYQQIEDVADHEAQHVDALSQTISDLGGTPVEAAEYTFPYDSMEEFVALSDRIEAVGVSAYAGAAPYIENDDVLAAALSIHSVEANHSTFFNVLNLQRAAPNAFNPARDKDQVLGIVTPLIDS from the coding sequence ATGACAGACGAAAACACCGTACGTGAGGAGTCCGACGGACCGCTCGATTTCTTCGAGACGATGACCGAGAAGCTGGGTTCGCGCCGAAAGTTCATGGGCGACGCCGCGAAGGTCGGCGTCGGTGCCGTCGCGCTCTCGGCCGTGGGGGCCGGGACCGCGAGCGCTTTCCACGAGTCCAGCGACGTCGACATCCTGAACTACGCGCTGACGCTCGAACACCTCGAAGCCACCTACTACGCTGAGTTCCTCGAAGAGCACTCCGAGAGCGACGTCGAGGGCTCGGCGGTGGCCCAGTACTTCGCCCGCCCCACCCTCCGGTACTCGCTCTACCAGCAGATCGAGGACGTCGCGGACCACGAGGCCCAGCACGTCGACGCGCTGAGCCAGACCATCTCCGACCTCGGCGGCACGCCCGTCGAGGCTGCGGAGTACACCTTCCCCTACGACTCGATGGAGGAGTTCGTTGCCCTCTCGGACCGCATCGAGGCGGTCGGCGTCTCGGCCTACGCGGGTGCCGCGCCGTACATCGAGAACGACGACGTGCTCGCGGCGGCGCTCTCGATCCACAGCGTGGAGGCCAACCACTCGACGTTCTTCAACGTCCTCAACCTCCAGCGCGCCGCGCCGAACGCGTTCAACCCGGCCCGCGACAAGGACCAGGTGCTCGGCATCGTCACGCCGCTCATCGACTCGTAG
- the artA gene encoding archaeosortase A, whose protein sequence is MIDAVLSALAWVGRFADALAWLSVLTFVAGALLAWRDSRFARPVTVAGWVVFAAFWFSVFHHFAFVQKSIIEGIGTLVAVPASLYAGLLLARGRDSLFVLSRAVAAMGVVFFPFESIPVLTEFLIETVTAQTAFLMGLLGADPTVVPGTMVPSGGHPDYHSTFWFVTDGHTITYTILIACTGIGSMAIFAGLIAAADAPLSRKLRALAVSIPVIYGLNLVRNVFIGLGFGLQKFDVFPNLVMTVFGTDDPYKVSYFVADRVLAQSLSVVALVAITWIVVRELPEVMVVIEDVLFMATGTEYDLRGQLG, encoded by the coding sequence ATGATCGACGCGGTGCTTTCGGCGCTCGCGTGGGTGGGTCGGTTCGCCGACGCGCTCGCGTGGCTGTCGGTTCTGACCTTCGTCGCCGGCGCGCTCCTCGCGTGGCGCGACAGCCGGTTCGCACGACCCGTCACGGTCGCGGGGTGGGTGGTCTTCGCCGCGTTCTGGTTCTCGGTGTTCCATCACTTCGCGTTCGTCCAGAAGAGCATCATCGAGGGGATCGGAACGCTGGTCGCGGTGCCGGCGAGCCTCTACGCGGGGCTGTTGCTCGCCCGCGGCCGTGATTCGCTGTTCGTGCTCTCGCGGGCGGTCGCCGCGATGGGGGTCGTCTTCTTCCCGTTCGAGTCGATCCCGGTCCTGACGGAGTTCCTGATCGAGACCGTCACCGCCCAGACCGCCTTCCTGATGGGGCTGCTGGGGGCCGACCCCACGGTGGTTCCGGGCACGATGGTCCCGAGCGGCGGTCACCCCGACTACCACAGCACCTTCTGGTTCGTCACCGACGGCCACACCATCACCTACACCATCCTGATCGCGTGTACCGGGATCGGCAGCATGGCGATCTTCGCGGGGCTGATCGCGGCGGCCGACGCCCCGCTCTCGCGCAAGCTCCGCGCGCTCGCAGTCTCGATCCCCGTGATCTACGGGCTGAACCTCGTCCGAAACGTCTTCATCGGGCTCGGGTTCGGCCTCCAGAAGTTCGACGTCTTCCCGAACCTCGTGATGACGGTCTTCGGCACCGACGACCCCTACAAGGTCTCGTACTTCGTCGCGGACCGCGTGCTCGCCCAGAGCCTCTCGGTGGTCGCGCTGGTCGCCATCACCTGGATCGTGGTCCGAGAGCTCCCCGAGGTGATGGTAGTGATAGAGGACGTGCTCTTCATGGCCACCGGCACCGAGTACGACCTCCGCGGACAGCTCGGCTGA
- a CDS encoding RNA polymerase Rpb4 family protein encodes MTIFKRKLDEEYLTLAETKELLADIEAERAADPDRELRYELHRAIEHVNRFSELTVEESQEFVDELDDFEKIDEPTAYKIANLKPANRDELRAVFAQERYSLSGDELDEVLDVVARYA; translated from the coding sequence ATGACGATATTCAAGCGGAAACTCGACGAGGAGTACCTCACGCTCGCCGAGACCAAGGAGCTCCTCGCCGACATCGAGGCCGAACGCGCCGCCGACCCCGACCGAGAGCTGCGCTACGAGCTCCACCGCGCGATCGAGCACGTCAACCGGTTCTCCGAGCTCACGGTCGAGGAGTCCCAGGAGTTCGTCGACGAACTCGACGACTTCGAGAAGATCGACGAGCCCACGGCGTACAAGATCGCGAACCTCAAACCCGCCAACCGCGACGAGCTCCGCGCGGTGTTCGCCCAGGAGCGCTACTCCCTCTCGGGCGACGAGCTCGACGAGGTGCTCGACGTCGTCGCTCGGTACGCCTGA
- a CDS encoding AEC family transporter — protein MSVLLRLASLLALLVAGAGLRMGGVLDDRRADWLNDAAYYVALPALIFVSTYSRSVSEILSPALVVGVFVVFFGTVAVAFVVHRRHDASARRSVATVQSYHSNLGYLGVPLVAATFNDHVTAAASAILGMVSLVQIPLTVFVLSSINGADTTLRHEVRRILTTPVLIALVAGLGVGSLGIPVPGTVAGGLDLLGQFALPLALLCVGSSLEIDLPAVDVGAVAGVVGLKILLMPALAWAVFSTLHADTATFTAGVVMFATPTAVSTFVFANELGGDEAFASLNVFLTTLISMGSLFVFLTVLG, from the coding sequence ATGAGCGTCCTCCTCCGGCTGGCATCGCTGCTCGCGTTGCTGGTGGCGGGGGCGGGCCTCCGGATGGGCGGCGTGCTTGACGACCGGCGTGCCGACTGGCTCAACGACGCCGCCTACTACGTCGCGCTCCCGGCGCTGATCTTCGTCTCGACCTACTCCCGCTCGGTGAGCGAGATCCTCTCGCCCGCGCTGGTGGTCGGGGTGTTCGTCGTCTTCTTCGGGACCGTGGCGGTCGCGTTCGTCGTCCACCGTCGCCACGACGCGAGCGCCAGACGGAGCGTCGCGACGGTGCAGTCCTACCACTCGAACCTCGGCTATCTCGGCGTCCCGCTGGTCGCCGCGACGTTCAACGACCACGTCACCGCCGCCGCGAGCGCGATCCTCGGGATGGTCTCGCTGGTGCAGATCCCGCTGACGGTGTTCGTCCTCTCGTCGATCAACGGGGCCGACACCACGCTTCGGCACGAGGTCCGTCGGATCCTCACCACGCCAGTGCTGATCGCGCTGGTCGCCGGTCTCGGCGTCGGCTCGCTCGGGATCCCGGTTCCCGGTACGGTCGCCGGCGGGCTCGACCTCCTCGGCCAGTTCGCGCTCCCGCTGGCGTTGCTGTGTGTCGGCTCGTCGCTCGAGATCGACCTTCCGGCGGTGGACGTCGGCGCGGTCGCCGGGGTCGTCGGCCTCAAGATACTCCTGATGCCGGCGCTCGCGTGGGCGGTCTTCTCGACCCTCCACGCCGACACCGCGACGTTCACCGCCGGCGTCGTGATGTTCGCGACCCCTACGGCGGTCTCGACGTTCGTCTTCGCCAACGAGCTCGGCGGCGACGAGGCGTTCGCCTCGCTCAACGTCTTCCTCACCACGCTGATCTCCATGGGGTCGCTGTTCGTCTTCCTCACCGTGCTCGGGTGA
- a CDS encoding fibrillarin-like rRNA/tRNA 2'-O-methyltransferase, with protein sequence MDLPEGIEYREFDGEERLATRGEPVYGEPTAEGWRAWDARRSKLGAMYERGMEPGLQNGDRVLYLGAANGTTASHVADVARVVYAVEFAARPMRDLVDVAGTRDALVPLLKDARKPASYGHVVEADLDVLVQDVATRGQARVACANRRFLADDGRLAAVVKARSEDTVRDPEAVFEDALDHLRNEYRVLETKRLDPFHADHLAVVAEPR encoded by the coding sequence ATGGATCTGCCTGAAGGGATCGAGTATCGAGAATTCGACGGCGAGGAGCGCCTCGCGACCCGTGGCGAACCGGTGTACGGCGAACCGACCGCCGAGGGCTGGCGCGCGTGGGACGCCCGGCGCTCGAAACTCGGCGCGATGTACGAACGCGGGATGGAGCCCGGACTCCAGAACGGCGACCGGGTACTCTACCTCGGCGCGGCGAACGGCACCACCGCGAGCCACGTCGCCGACGTCGCGCGGGTGGTCTACGCGGTCGAGTTCGCCGCCCGCCCGATGCGCGACCTCGTCGACGTGGCCGGGACACGCGATGCCCTGGTCCCGCTCCTGAAGGACGCGCGAAAACCCGCGAGCTACGGTCACGTCGTCGAGGCCGACCTCGACGTACTCGTTCAGGACGTGGCAACCCGGGGGCAGGCGCGCGTCGCGTGTGCGAACCGCCGGTTCCTCGCCGACGACGGCCGGCTGGCCGCGGTGGTCAAGGCCCGAAGCGAGGACACCGTCCGCGACCCCGAGGCGGTCTTCGAGGACGCGCTCGACCACCTCCGGAACGAGTATCGGGTCCTCGAGACGAAACGGCTCGACCCGTTCCACGCCGACCACCTCGCCGTGGTCGCCGAGCCGCGCTGA
- a CDS encoding 50S ribosomal protein L21e, whose translation MPNSKGPLKKTRNKLSNDPRDRGTSPPQRAIEDFDEGERVHLRLDPSVPDGRFHPRFNGHTGEVLGRQGRAYRVRINDGGKDKTLIAIPAHLRRQE comes from the coding sequence ATGCCCAACTCCAAGGGACCCCTCAAGAAGACCCGGAACAAGCTCTCGAACGACCCGCGCGACCGCGGCACCTCGCCGCCCCAGCGCGCCATCGAGGACTTCGACGAGGGCGAGCGCGTCCACCTTCGTCTCGACCCCAGCGTTCCCGACGGTCGGTTCCACCCCCGATTCAACGGCCACACCGGCGAGGTGCTCGGTCGACAGGGTCGGGCCTACCGGGTTCGGATCAACGACGGCGGCAAGGACAAGACCCTGATCGCGATCCCCGCCCACCTCCGCCGCCAGGAATGA
- a CDS encoding elongation factor 1-beta — protein MGKVAAKLKVMPESPDVDLDDLQDELEESLPEGAKINGFERDDVAFGLVALLPTVIVPDDAGGTESVEEAFAALDRVESVAVENVGRI, from the coding sequence ATGGGGAAAGTCGCCGCGAAACTCAAGGTGATGCCCGAAAGTCCCGACGTCGACCTCGACGACCTCCAGGACGAGCTCGAGGAGAGCCTGCCGGAGGGCGCGAAGATCAACGGTTTCGAACGCGACGACGTCGCCTTCGGGCTGGTCGCGCTGCTCCCCACCGTCATCGTCCCCGACGACGCGGGCGGGACGGAGTCCGTCGAGGAGGCCTTCGCCGCCCTCGACCGTGTCGAGAGCGTCGCGGTCGAGAACGTCGGCCGGATCTGA
- a CDS encoding phosphorylase — MPVPNYPDKHGASAYLTPSAFHESKDVAASDVPQAVVLCYQPPFFDHVVEAHTEAEVEYPGAGRLHSLSGTDGRVGVLGGFGIGGPVTAIAMEHLIELGTERFCVLGGCGGLGGNVAPGETVVCDRAIRDDGVSHHYLPSERYADASERLVSVLADTFDDTDVDHRTGSSWTTDAIFRETVPEIEHYRDEGVLAVEMEAATVFAVAEYRDVDAAAVLRPFDLVLVDDWEPKAGSTVDGLAALLAPVRDALVVDIETHGSVSNAA, encoded by the coding sequence ATGCCGGTTCCGAACTATCCCGACAAACACGGTGCATCGGCGTATCTCACGCCGAGCGCCTTCCACGAGTCGAAGGACGTTGCCGCCAGCGACGTACCGCAAGCGGTCGTCCTCTGTTATCAGCCACCGTTCTTCGACCACGTCGTCGAAGCACACACCGAAGCCGAGGTCGAATACCCGGGTGCCGGTCGACTTCATTCGCTATCGGGAACCGACGGCCGGGTCGGCGTTCTCGGCGGCTTCGGGATCGGCGGACCGGTGACGGCCATCGCCATGGAACACCTCATCGAGCTCGGAACCGAGCGGTTCTGTGTCCTCGGTGGCTGCGGTGGTCTGGGCGGAAACGTCGCACCGGGTGAAACGGTCGTCTGTGACCGCGCGATCCGTGACGACGGCGTTTCACACCACTATCTCCCGTCGGAGCGGTACGCCGACGCGAGCGAACGACTCGTGAGCGTGCTGGCGGACACGTTCGACGACACCGACGTCGACCACCGAACCGGTTCGTCGTGGACCACCGACGCGATCTTCCGCGAGACGGTCCCCGAGATCGAACACTACCGCGACGAAGGCGTGCTCGCCGTCGAGATGGAGGCCGCGACGGTCTTCGCGGTCGCGGAGTACCGAGACGTGGATGCCGCGGCGGTGCTCCGTCCGTTCGACCTCGTGCTGGTCGACGACTGGGAGCCGAAAGCGGGGTCGACGGTCGACGGGTTAGCGGCCCTCTTGGCACCGGTTCGGGATGCGCTCGTCGTGGATATCGAAACGCACGGCTCGGTGTCGAACGCCGCGTGA
- a CDS encoding DUF7282 domain-containing protein, whose translation MTSPRRRRIGAALVALVVLATVAGVMALPTSAQNAGNATETATFNRSTVAEHRGDIAAIPVTLAGTTSATVTVGSGAVNYATNVTVNDTDGDGQVTLRMNTYLAGTGENESEVYRAGNDTVTETNRTTEPLDAPLEVSTYNLSVAVDGRETDTASLELMGRTDGDLATWTAPAASFDNITTARDVATAVNAGRVTTTDSVANGDVAVNQFRVSGVYGVLAASNFSTLVETGTLDFSMVQTNPETNRPPKRLDLARSLENDSIRVIPDGGNDVLYVNVNTTTAVFENGSLAAGDEFETALTLNGSEGFAGDDRTVSANVTVVGAELGLGALSLSADTNQTVRGTTSVAPGSEVTVRLQRNASDSFVKTNTTRVKPNGSFAATFNLSQVGARTPVMVEATGPLNTSDSTSTIVRASQSTDSAGGTAAVSLADQTTGGETIRLDSVTLPAGGFVVVNASNGTAERLVGVSSYLENGTSRNVTVQLDQPLDDDARVRAVVHTDSNENQVYDFASANGTQDRPYTVDGTPVAASARATVVETTQRADTGANASTAPNATGTLVATTAGGDKEGTTMGAGTTDETGPGLGPVVAVLAVLVAGLVAWRVR comes from the coding sequence GTGACGAGCCCACGACGCCGTCGGATCGGCGCGGCGCTCGTCGCGCTGGTCGTTCTCGCGACGGTCGCCGGCGTGATGGCCCTCCCGACGAGCGCACAGAACGCCGGTAACGCGACCGAAACCGCGACCTTCAACCGCTCGACCGTCGCCGAGCACCGCGGCGATATCGCCGCGATCCCGGTGACCCTCGCAGGGACGACGAGCGCGACCGTCACGGTCGGGAGCGGGGCGGTCAACTACGCGACCAACGTCACGGTCAACGACACCGACGGCGACGGGCAGGTCACGCTGCGCATGAACACCTATCTCGCGGGGACGGGGGAAAACGAGAGCGAGGTCTACCGCGCCGGCAACGACACCGTGACCGAGACGAACCGCACCACTGAACCGCTCGACGCCCCGCTCGAAGTCAGCACGTACAACCTCTCGGTCGCGGTCGACGGTCGCGAGACCGACACCGCGTCGCTCGAGCTCATGGGTCGGACGGACGGCGACCTCGCGACGTGGACCGCGCCGGCGGCGAGCTTCGACAACATCACCACCGCGCGCGACGTGGCCACCGCGGTCAACGCCGGCCGGGTCACGACGACCGACTCGGTCGCGAACGGCGACGTCGCGGTGAACCAGTTCCGCGTCTCCGGGGTCTACGGTGTGCTCGCGGCCTCGAATTTCTCGACGCTCGTCGAGACCGGGACGCTCGACTTCTCGATGGTGCAGACCAACCCCGAGACCAACCGACCGCCCAAACGCCTCGACCTGGCACGGAGCCTCGAAAACGACTCGATACGGGTGATCCCCGACGGTGGGAACGACGTGCTCTACGTCAACGTCAACACCACCACGGCGGTCTTCGAGAACGGGAGCCTCGCCGCGGGCGACGAGTTCGAAACCGCGCTCACGCTCAACGGCAGCGAGGGCTTCGCGGGCGACGACCGAACCGTCTCAGCGAACGTCACCGTGGTCGGGGCCGAACTCGGGTTGGGGGCGCTCTCGCTCTCGGCCGACACCAATCAGACGGTGCGGGGAACGACGAGCGTCGCCCCCGGCAGCGAGGTGACGGTCCGCCTCCAGCGGAACGCCTCCGACTCGTTCGTCAAGACCAACACCACACGGGTGAAGCCCAACGGGAGCTTCGCCGCGACGTTCAACCTCTCGCAGGTCGGGGCCAGAACGCCGGTGATGGTCGAGGCCACCGGGCCGCTCAACACCAGCGATAGTACGAGCACGATCGTCCGGGCGAGCCAGTCGACCGACAGCGCCGGCGGAACCGCCGCGGTGTCGCTCGCCGACCAGACCACCGGCGGCGAGACGATCCGCCTCGACAGCGTGACGCTGCCCGCCGGCGGCTTCGTGGTCGTCAACGCCTCGAACGGCACCGCCGAACGGCTCGTCGGGGTGTCGAGCTACCTCGAGAACGGCACCAGCCGGAACGTGACCGTCCAGCTCGACCAACCGCTCGACGACGACGCTCGGGTACGCGCGGTGGTCCACACCGACTCGAACGAGAACCAGGTCTACGACTTCGCGAGCGCGAACGGGACCCAGGACCGCCCGTACACCGTCGACGGAACCCCGGTGGCGGCGAGCGCGCGGGCGACCGTCGTGGAGACCACCCAGCGCGCGGACACAGGCGCGAACGCGTCGACCGCCCCGAACGCGACGGGGACGCTTGTGGCTACGACGGCTGGCGGCGACAAAGAGGGGACGACGATGGGAGCCGGGACGACGGACGAGACCGGCCCCGGTCTCGGCCCGGTAGTCGCCGTTCTCGCGGTGCTGGTCGCGGGCCTGGTCGCGTGGCGCGTGCGCTGA
- a CDS encoding HVO_2753 family zinc finger protein: protein MSQSDADGTPARTCVSCGTNISGTNAAKFPCPDCGHQIYRDANCRKQSTLYECPRCGFTGP, encoded by the coding sequence ATGAGTCAGAGCGATGCCGACGGTACGCCCGCGCGGACCTGTGTCTCGTGTGGGACCAACATCTCCGGGACCAACGCCGCGAAGTTCCCGTGTCCCGACTGTGGCCACCAGATCTACCGCGACGCCAACTGCCGCAAGCAGAGTACCCTCTACGAATGCCCGCGGTGTGGCTTCACGGGGCCGTAA
- a CDS encoding DUF655 domain-containing protein, giving the protein MSDAKQSGDTDDRRVVVLDLLPNGRADDDRPPNRKSPIAYCLRETDFSLVELTLAGETDIGFSDRVRPDHEGVERFRTVTFEDVSSAARSELEYAVEDLIDREETRFVDFYNDAQPISLRLHQLNLLPGIGKKLRNSILDERKRTPFESFDDLEERVAGLHRPKEILVERILEELRDEDLKYRIFVGREPVEE; this is encoded by the coding sequence ATGAGCGACGCCAAACAGAGCGGTGATACGGACGACCGCCGTGTCGTCGTGCTCGACCTCCTCCCGAACGGCCGCGCCGACGACGACCGCCCGCCCAATCGGAAGTCCCCGATCGCCTACTGTCTCCGTGAGACCGATTTCTCGCTCGTCGAACTCACGCTCGCCGGCGAGACCGACATCGGTTTCAGCGACCGGGTTCGCCCCGACCACGAGGGCGTCGAGCGCTTCCGGACCGTGACCTTCGAGGACGTCTCGAGCGCCGCGCGCTCGGAACTCGAGTACGCCGTCGAGGACCTCATCGACCGCGAGGAGACCCGGTTCGTCGACTTCTACAACGACGCCCAGCCGATCAGCCTCCGGCTCCACCAGCTCAACCTCCTCCCGGGGATCGGCAAGAAGCTCCGAAACTCGATCCTCGACGAACGGAAACGAACCCCGTTCGAGAGCTTCGACGACCTCGAAGAGCGTGTCGCGGGCCTCCACCGCCCGAAGGAGATCCTCGTCGAACGGATCCTCGAAGAGCTCCGGGACGAGGACCTGAAATATCGGATCTTCGTGGGGCGCGAACCGGTCGAGGAGTGA
- a CDS encoding class I SAM-dependent methyltransferase: MEVPCVRVAREAGEETRERLDDRGLLDHDHEITVADGRIYLPVTDATAVADEYAVVTHDVPTRETQVMPADLLGFEPSYERLGEIVLLHEDDIERARRIATAVMDSSLPVATVANRASKVTGEFRTRDWAVLAGDGTTTVHREYGCSFALDIAEVYFSPRLATERHRVTQQVDADERVVDMFAGVGPFAIPAAKQGADVVGIDLNPVAVEYLRENARRNDVTERVTAIEGDVREVAGDDTRADRIMMNLPHSADAFLDTAVALASDDCTIHYYDIQHEDDPFGPGERAIRAAAEGYEVTVETRRTVRSYAPHEQNVCLDIRLRA, from the coding sequence ATGGAGGTACCGTGTGTCCGGGTCGCACGCGAGGCGGGCGAGGAGACCCGCGAACGCCTCGACGACCGCGGACTCCTCGACCACGACCACGAGATCACCGTCGCCGACGGCCGGATCTACCTCCCGGTGACGGACGCGACCGCGGTCGCGGACGAGTACGCGGTCGTCACCCACGACGTGCCCACCCGCGAGACCCAAGTCATGCCCGCGGACCTGCTTGGCTTCGAACCGAGCTACGAACGCCTCGGGGAGATCGTCCTGCTCCACGAGGACGACATCGAACGCGCGAGGCGGATCGCGACCGCGGTGATGGACTCCTCGCTCCCGGTCGCGACGGTCGCGAACCGCGCCTCGAAGGTCACCGGCGAGTTCCGGACCCGGGACTGGGCGGTGCTCGCCGGCGACGGAACGACGACCGTCCACCGCGAGTACGGCTGTTCGTTCGCCCTCGACATCGCCGAGGTCTACTTCTCGCCGCGCCTCGCCACCGAGCGCCACCGCGTGACCCAGCAGGTCGACGCCGACGAGCGGGTCGTCGACATGTTCGCCGGCGTGGGCCCGTTCGCGATCCCCGCCGCGAAGCAGGGCGCGGACGTCGTCGGTATCGACCTGAACCCCGTCGCGGTCGAGTATCTCCGGGAGAACGCCCGACGAAACGACGTCACGGAGCGCGTGACGGCCATCGAGGGGGACGTTCGGGAGGTCGCCGGCGACGACACTCGCGCCGACCGGATCATGATGAACCTCCCGCACTCCGCCGACGCGTTCCTCGACACCGCGGTCGCGCTCGCGAGCGACGACTGTACGATCCACTACTACGACATCCAGCACGAAGATGACCCGTTCGGACCCGGCGAGCGCGCCATCCGCGCGGCCGCCGAGGGTTACGAGGTCACCGTCGAAACCCGGCGAACGGTCCGGTCGTACGCCCCCCACGAACAGAACGTCTGCCTCGACATCCGGCTCCGGGCGTGA
- the dph5 gene encoding diphthine synthase — MLTFVGLGLYDERSITIEGRDALHDADRAFVERYTSTLGGASVADLEAYHDVEIETRDRAGVERDPTAILDAAETEDVVFLVVGDPMVSTTHVDLRLRAHDRGIETRIVHGTTAQTAASSLTGLQNYRFGKATTVPFAYGDRPIPESVVDTIDDNRDRGLHTLCYLDIKAAEDRYLTASAAADRLAPALEDAIGVVVARAGSPEPQVAADTLARLADREFGDPLHLLVIPGVLHDLEREALSALANAPDRLFADGS; from the coding sequence ATGCTCACCTTCGTCGGCCTCGGACTCTACGACGAGCGCTCGATAACCATCGAGGGCCGCGACGCGCTCCACGACGCGGACCGGGCGTTCGTCGAGCGCTACACCTCGACCCTCGGCGGGGCCAGCGTCGCCGACCTCGAAGCCTACCACGATGTTGAGATCGAGACCCGGGACCGCGCGGGCGTCGAACGCGACCCGACGGCGATTCTCGACGCGGCCGAGACCGAGGACGTCGTCTTCCTCGTCGTCGGCGACCCGATGGTCTCGACCACGCACGTCGACCTCCGGCTCCGCGCCCACGACCGCGGTATCGAGACGCGAATCGTCCACGGCACGACCGCCCAGACCGCCGCGAGCTCGCTCACGGGTCTCCAGAACTACCGCTTCGGCAAGGCTACAACCGTGCCGTTCGCCTACGGCGACCGCCCGATCCCCGAGAGCGTCGTCGACACGATCGACGACAACCGCGACCGGGGGCTCCACACCCTCTGCTATCTCGATATCAAGGCCGCGGAGGACCGCTATCTGACCGCGAGCGCCGCCGCCGACCGCCTCGCGCCCGCCCTCGAGGACGCCATCGGGGTGGTCGTCGCACGGGCCGGGAGCCCGGAGCCACAGGTCGCCGCCGACACGCTCGCCCGACTCGCCGACCGCGAGTTCGGCGACCCGCTCCACCTCCTCGTGATTCCGGGGGTCCTCCACGACCTCGAACGCGAGGCGTTGTCGGCGCTCGCGAACGCGCCCGACCGGCTCTTCGCCGACGGCTCGTAA